The Nitrospirota bacterium genome segment GCTCCCGCACGCGCTCATCTTCGTAGACGCCCGACGCGGCTCTGGCGAGCACGCGCGTCGAAATATCCGACGCCAGAATTTTGAAGTCCCATCGGTCAGGATCGGGAACGCTGTCATAGAGCGTCATCGCGATGGTATAAGGCTCCTCGCCGGAGGACGATGCCGACGACCAGATGCGGATGCGCCGGCTGGGCTGCAGCGTCGGCATGATCTGCTCCCGCAAAAAATCGAAATGCTTAGGCTCACGGAAGAAATCGGTCTTATTCGTCGAGACCAGATCCAGGAGCAGCGTGAATTCATCGCTCTCCGTCTGACCCGACACCATATCGTAGTAGGCTTGAAACGAGTCCAGCTCCAACGTGCGCAGCCGCTTGGACAGCCGGGACACGAGCAGCGTTTTTTTGCTCTCATTTAAGCTGATACCGCACTCTTGATAAATGAGCGCGCGAAACTGTTCGAACTCTTTAGGGGTGATCGAATAGTCCATAACCAACGAGGCTCCGTATGTGGCGAACAACGAGCGTGGCATCCGACGGTGACACAACGAGCGGGAATCGTCCCCCTTCGCAGGCACACCACGCCGTGCAAACAATGCAACCCGTCGATGCTCTATCGGTTAATTGCTGTCGATTCTTGACTGGAGTCTTGGGTGGGCTAAGGAGTTGAAATTAGGGAGGGAATACAGGCCCCGGACCCCTAGGGCCCAGACGGGAGGTCCCCGGCCCTGTCTCACCCCTCCGTCATTGACGCGGGAGGGAGAAACCGCCGGATGTGAAGCCACCCAAGGTGGGCAGGAAGAACGATCTGCCGCGTCTACCCTCGCCTCGCGTCAGGAAGCCGGGTACCAGGCAAACAACATGAGATAGACCAGATAGGCCGTCGCCATGGTGCCGGAAAAGGTCCAAACCAGCAGCTGCCCCAACCGGCGATGCAACGACAGCCGGGACGACATGGCGCCCACGCTCCCGTAGCGAATCCGGTGAAGCCCCATGTAGAGGTTGTACCCGCCGAGACT includes the following:
- a CDS encoding protein-glutamate O-methyltransferase CheR, with protein sequence MDYSITPKEFEQFRALIYQECGISLNESKKTLLVSRLSKRLRTLELDSFQAYYDMVSGQTESDEFTLLLDLVSTNKTDFFREPKHFDFLREQIMPTLQPSRRIRIWSSASSSGEEPYTIAMTLYDSVPDPDRWDFKILASDISTRVLARAASGVYEDERVRELPASIVERHFLKGKGNSAGMIKVKPHLTQMVRYRRINLMDETFPIKAPLDLIFCRNVMIYFDRPTQAQLVNKFYRYLKPGGYLFIGHSESLQRLDQPFKAIAPTIYQKEA